One Ranitomeya variabilis isolate aRanVar5 chromosome 5, aRanVar5.hap1, whole genome shotgun sequence DNA window includes the following coding sequences:
- the AMN1 gene encoding protein AMN1 homolog isoform X2 — translation MNCRRVDPLLDRCLVFLSKNLSRYYMSSDVEPLPPHLKDKLITLLCAQGLLTDSNIGWVLHPSVKKLDLRDCDVSDNALQLVSRCRQLKKINLNASKGEERTAITSKGITAVAQSCPYLHEVTLKKCRNLSDVGVLALSLNCPLLQIVNLSGCVMVSDASLRALGENCPLLHSVDLSATKVTDGGIITLVTSRCSQNLKEIHIDRCTYVTDDAVEAILTCCPNIDILLFHGCPQTTDRSAIAIEQLLRSKKLSQVTWTV, via the exons ATGAACTGCCGCCGGGTTGACCCTTTATTAGACAG GTGCCTCGTCTTCTTGTCCAAAAACCTGTCCCGGTACTACATGTCGTCCGACGTGGAGCCTCTGCCCCCGCATCTGAAGGACAAGCTGATAACACTTCTGTGCGCCCAGGGACTTCTCACCGACTCCAACATCGGATGG GTCCTTCATCCGTCCGTAAAAAAACTCGACCTCCGCGACTGTGACGTGTCTGACAACGCTCTGCAGCTCGTATCCCGCTGCCGACAACTCAAGAAAATAAATCTGAATGCCAGCAAAGGAGAGGAGAGGACCGCCATCACTTCTAAAg GAATCACAGCGGTCGCCCAGTCCTGTCCGTACCTCCATGAAGTCACTCTTAAAAAATGTCGCAATCTGAGCGACGTCGGCGTCCTGGCGTTATCGCTGAATTGCCCGCTACTGCAGATCGTTAATCTGAGCGGCTGCGTCATGGTCAGCGACGCGTCCCTGCGGGCGCTGGGCGAGAACTGTCCCCTGCTGCATAGCGTGGACCTGTCCGCTACAAAG GTGACCGATGGCGGCATCATCACTCTTGTGACCAGCAGGTGTTCACAGAATTTAAAG GAAATACACATCGATCGTTGCACGTACGTGACGGACGACGCGGTGGAGGCCATCCTCACCTGCTGCCCCAATATCGACATCCTGCTCTTTCACGGATGCCCACAAACCACAG ATCGTTCGGCCATCGCCATAGAGCAGCTGCTGAGATCGAAAAAACTCAGTCAGGTGACGTGGACTGTATAG
- the AMN1 gene encoding protein AMN1 homolog isoform X4, whose amino-acid sequence MSLVDRGRRAEPDVDDICRCLVFLSKNLSRYYMSSDVEPLPPHLKDKLITLLCAQGLLTDSNIGWVLHPSVKKLDLRDCDVSDNALQLVSRCRQLKKINLNASKGEERTAITSKGITAVAQSCPYLHEVTLKKCRNLSDVGVLALSLNCPLLQIVNLSGCVMVSDASLRALGENCPLLHSVDLSATKEIHIDRCTYVTDDAVEAILTCCPNIDILLFHGCPQTTDRSAIAIEQLLRSKKLSQVTWTV is encoded by the exons ATGTCACTTGTGGACCGGGGGAGGAGGGCTGAGCCTGATGTTGACGACATATGTCG GTGCCTCGTCTTCTTGTCCAAAAACCTGTCCCGGTACTACATGTCGTCCGACGTGGAGCCTCTGCCCCCGCATCTGAAGGACAAGCTGATAACACTTCTGTGCGCCCAGGGACTTCTCACCGACTCCAACATCGGATGG GTCCTTCATCCGTCCGTAAAAAAACTCGACCTCCGCGACTGTGACGTGTCTGACAACGCTCTGCAGCTCGTATCCCGCTGCCGACAACTCAAGAAAATAAATCTGAATGCCAGCAAAGGAGAGGAGAGGACCGCCATCACTTCTAAAg GAATCACAGCGGTCGCCCAGTCCTGTCCGTACCTCCATGAAGTCACTCTTAAAAAATGTCGCAATCTGAGCGACGTCGGCGTCCTGGCGTTATCGCTGAATTGCCCGCTACTGCAGATCGTTAATCTGAGCGGCTGCGTCATGGTCAGCGACGCGTCCCTGCGGGCGCTGGGCGAGAACTGTCCCCTGCTGCATAGCGTGGACCTGTCCGCTACAAAG GAAATACACATCGATCGTTGCACGTACGTGACGGACGACGCGGTGGAGGCCATCCTCACCTGCTGCCCCAATATCGACATCCTGCTCTTTCACGGATGCCCACAAACCACAG ATCGTTCGGCCATCGCCATAGAGCAGCTGCTGAGATCGAAAAAACTCAGTCAGGTGACGTGGACTGTATAG
- the AMN1 gene encoding protein AMN1 homolog isoform X1: MSLVDRGRRAEPDVDDICRCLVFLSKNLSRYYMSSDVEPLPPHLKDKLITLLCAQGLLTDSNIGWVLHPSVKKLDLRDCDVSDNALQLVSRCRQLKKINLNASKGEERTAITSKGITAVAQSCPYLHEVTLKKCRNLSDVGVLALSLNCPLLQIVNLSGCVMVSDASLRALGENCPLLHSVDLSATKVTDGGIITLVTSRCSQNLKEIHIDRCTYVTDDAVEAILTCCPNIDILLFHGCPQTTDRSAIAIEQLLRSKKLSQVTWTV, translated from the exons ATGTCACTTGTGGACCGGGGGAGGAGGGCTGAGCCTGATGTTGACGACATATGTCG GTGCCTCGTCTTCTTGTCCAAAAACCTGTCCCGGTACTACATGTCGTCCGACGTGGAGCCTCTGCCCCCGCATCTGAAGGACAAGCTGATAACACTTCTGTGCGCCCAGGGACTTCTCACCGACTCCAACATCGGATGG GTCCTTCATCCGTCCGTAAAAAAACTCGACCTCCGCGACTGTGACGTGTCTGACAACGCTCTGCAGCTCGTATCCCGCTGCCGACAACTCAAGAAAATAAATCTGAATGCCAGCAAAGGAGAGGAGAGGACCGCCATCACTTCTAAAg GAATCACAGCGGTCGCCCAGTCCTGTCCGTACCTCCATGAAGTCACTCTTAAAAAATGTCGCAATCTGAGCGACGTCGGCGTCCTGGCGTTATCGCTGAATTGCCCGCTACTGCAGATCGTTAATCTGAGCGGCTGCGTCATGGTCAGCGACGCGTCCCTGCGGGCGCTGGGCGAGAACTGTCCCCTGCTGCATAGCGTGGACCTGTCCGCTACAAAG GTGACCGATGGCGGCATCATCACTCTTGTGACCAGCAGGTGTTCACAGAATTTAAAG GAAATACACATCGATCGTTGCACGTACGTGACGGACGACGCGGTGGAGGCCATCCTCACCTGCTGCCCCAATATCGACATCCTGCTCTTTCACGGATGCCCACAAACCACAG ATCGTTCGGCCATCGCCATAGAGCAGCTGCTGAGATCGAAAAAACTCAGTCAGGTGACGTGGACTGTATAG
- the AMN1 gene encoding protein AMN1 homolog isoform X3: protein MDSTLHPRMCLVFLSKNLSRYYMSSDVEPLPPHLKDKLITLLCAQGLLTDSNIGWVLHPSVKKLDLRDCDVSDNALQLVSRCRQLKKINLNASKGEERTAITSKGITAVAQSCPYLHEVTLKKCRNLSDVGVLALSLNCPLLQIVNLSGCVMVSDASLRALGENCPLLHSVDLSATKVTDGGIITLVTSRCSQNLKEIHIDRCTYVTDDAVEAILTCCPNIDILLFHGCPQTTDRSAIAIEQLLRSKKLSQVTWTV, encoded by the exons ATGGATTCCACATTACATCCCAGAAT GTGCCTCGTCTTCTTGTCCAAAAACCTGTCCCGGTACTACATGTCGTCCGACGTGGAGCCTCTGCCCCCGCATCTGAAGGACAAGCTGATAACACTTCTGTGCGCCCAGGGACTTCTCACCGACTCCAACATCGGATGG GTCCTTCATCCGTCCGTAAAAAAACTCGACCTCCGCGACTGTGACGTGTCTGACAACGCTCTGCAGCTCGTATCCCGCTGCCGACAACTCAAGAAAATAAATCTGAATGCCAGCAAAGGAGAGGAGAGGACCGCCATCACTTCTAAAg GAATCACAGCGGTCGCCCAGTCCTGTCCGTACCTCCATGAAGTCACTCTTAAAAAATGTCGCAATCTGAGCGACGTCGGCGTCCTGGCGTTATCGCTGAATTGCCCGCTACTGCAGATCGTTAATCTGAGCGGCTGCGTCATGGTCAGCGACGCGTCCCTGCGGGCGCTGGGCGAGAACTGTCCCCTGCTGCATAGCGTGGACCTGTCCGCTACAAAG GTGACCGATGGCGGCATCATCACTCTTGTGACCAGCAGGTGTTCACAGAATTTAAAG GAAATACACATCGATCGTTGCACGTACGTGACGGACGACGCGGTGGAGGCCATCCTCACCTGCTGCCCCAATATCGACATCCTGCTCTTTCACGGATGCCCACAAACCACAG ATCGTTCGGCCATCGCCATAGAGCAGCTGCTGAGATCGAAAAAACTCAGTCAGGTGACGTGGACTGTATAG